The following are encoded in a window of Staphylospora marina genomic DNA:
- the secE gene encoding preprotein translocase subunit SecE: protein MAFLASIGRGIKRSVSGTAGFFRGSVQELKKVKWPTRQELVSSTAVVLIITLLLSIFFFVVDSGIYHLVRLITS from the coding sequence ATGGCATTTCTCGCAAGCATCGGGCGCGGAATCAAACGGAGTGTTTCCGGAACCGCCGGTTTCTTCCGTGGCAGCGTCCAGGAACTGAAAAAAGTCAAATGGCCGACCCGCCAGGAGTTGGTGAGCAGCACCGCGGTCGTGCTCATCATTACTCTGTTGCTGTCCATCTTCTTCTTCGTCGTTGATTCCGGAATCTACCACCTGGTTCGGTTGATCACGTCTTAG
- the sigH gene encoding RNA polymerase sporulation sigma factor SigH yields the protein MADEDLVRGVRVGDHQALEYLINKYKNFVRAKARSYFLVGADHEDIVQEGMIGLFKAIRDFRGDKLASFKAFAELCITRQIITAIKTATRQKHIPLNSYVSLDKPAYDDDTDRTLLDKIPGSLSNPEEIYISQEEYNDIEDKIAKILSDLERKVLMLYLDGRSYQEIAVDLNRHVKSIDNALQRVKRKLEKYLEVREISI from the coding sequence ATGGCCGATGAGGACTTGGTGCGCGGTGTGCGGGTGGGAGACCACCAAGCACTCGAATACTTGATCAATAAGTACAAAAATTTCGTCAGAGCCAAGGCCAGGTCATATTTTTTGGTGGGGGCCGATCATGAAGACATCGTTCAGGAAGGGATGATCGGCCTGTTCAAGGCCATCCGCGATTTCAGGGGGGACAAGCTGGCTTCGTTCAAGGCGTTTGCCGAACTTTGCATCACACGGCAAATCATCACGGCCATCAAGACAGCGACCCGTCAAAAACACATTCCGCTCAACTCATATGTATCGCTGGACAAGCCCGCGTATGACGACGATACGGACCGTACGCTCCTGGACAAGATCCCTGGCAGTCTATCAAACCCTGAAGAGATTTACATCAGCCAGGAAGAGTATAACGATATTGAAGATAAAATTGCCAAGATCCTCAGCGACCTGGAACGGAAAGTGCTGATGCTCTATCTCGACGGCCGTTCCTATCAAGAGATTGCCGTCGATCTCAATCGCCACGTGAAATCGATCGACAACGCTCTGCAACGTGTCAAGCGAAAGCTCGAAAAGTATCTGGAAGTGCGCGAAATCTCCATCTAG
- the rpmG gene encoding 50S ribosomal protein L33 — protein sequence MRVNITLACTECRSRNYAQTKNKRKHPDRLELRKYCPRCNAHTTHRETK from the coding sequence ATGCGGGTCAACATCACCCTGGCATGCACGGAATGCCGCTCCCGGAACTACGCACAGACCAAGAACAAACGCAAGCATCCGGACCGCCTGGAGCTCCGCAAATACTGCCCGCGTTGCAATGCCCATACCACGCATCGCGAGACGAAGTAA
- the nusG gene encoding transcription termination/antitermination protein NusG yields the protein MEKHWYVVHTYSGYENKVKTNLEKRVESMGMQDKIFRVLVPVEQGTEVKDGKKKTVMRKVFPGYVLVEMIMTDDSWYVVRNTPGVTGFVGSSGAGSKPTPLMPEEVNAILRQMGIYEAKPEIDLAVGDTVRVKDGEPFANFVGRIEEVDVGRSKLKVLVNMFGRETPVELDFIQVEKI from the coding sequence ATGGAGAAGCACTGGTATGTGGTTCACACGTATTCTGGCTACGAGAACAAGGTGAAAACCAACCTGGAAAAACGCGTCGAATCGATGGGAATGCAGGACAAGATTTTCCGCGTCCTTGTCCCGGTCGAACAGGGCACCGAGGTGAAGGACGGCAAGAAGAAAACGGTCATGCGCAAGGTTTTTCCGGGATACGTCCTGGTCGAAATGATCATGACGGACGACTCGTGGTATGTGGTGCGGAACACTCCCGGAGTGACGGGGTTTGTGGGATCATCAGGCGCCGGTTCGAAGCCGACTCCCCTCATGCCGGAAGAAGTGAACGCGATTTTGCGCCAGATGGGCATTTACGAAGCAAAACCCGAGATCGATCTCGCCGTGGGCGACACGGTCCGGGTGAAGGACGGAGAACCGTTCGCCAATTTCGTCGGCCGCATCGAAGAAGTGGATGTGGGGCGTTCCAAGCTGAAGGTCCTCGTCAACATGTTCGGGCGGGAAACGCCGGTGGAATTGGATTTCATCCAGGTGGAAAAGATTTGA
- a CDS encoding NYN domain-containing protein, which yields MAKREEWLVVDGYNVIGADPRVRWQPRNLEEQRSRLITALSEYQAMSGQKVFIVFDAHHAAGAGSEQVLEQVTVFFTRRDETADEFIERFVKQFKSPHRVIYVATSDYLEQRMVFGQGAYRLSSRELLQKIGLAKKELGERLRREEREKARNPLEERLDAEAFKKLEKWRRKK from the coding sequence ATGGCTAAACGGGAAGAATGGCTGGTGGTGGACGGGTACAACGTGATCGGGGCCGATCCGCGCGTGCGCTGGCAGCCCCGGAACCTCGAGGAACAGCGCAGCCGGCTGATCACCGCCCTGTCCGAATACCAGGCCATGTCCGGGCAAAAAGTGTTCATCGTGTTCGATGCGCATCACGCGGCCGGTGCCGGCTCCGAGCAGGTGCTGGAACAGGTGACCGTCTTTTTCACCCGTCGGGACGAAACGGCCGATGAATTCATCGAGCGCTTCGTCAAACAGTTCAAAAGCCCGCACCGGGTGATCTATGTCGCCACTTCCGACTATCTGGAGCAGCGCATGGTTTTCGGGCAAGGGGCTTATCGCCTCTCTTCCCGGGAACTTCTTCAGAAAATCGGTTTGGCCAAGAAGGAACTCGGGGAAAGGCTGCGAAGAGAAGAACGGGAAAAAGCGAGAAATCCTCTGGAAGAGCGTCTGGATGCGGAAGCGTTCAAAAAGCTTGAAAAATGGAGGAGGAAAAAATAG